The Leptospira sp. WS39.C2 genome contains a region encoding:
- a CDS encoding YcxB family protein, which translates to MKNKKLLFSLSLLVGISIPFSKSIFTLNSDDRVTDYLMIFCVFTFIYLILKALLSQNKKHEKLTYINQNTKSSKKTKEEKNQLEFEFKINLTDIQKFHKFLNTQTPFYLKLPTYLLQSFIILTIFYVCLELAFQPSTLVNNPKLYTLTFLIIIQTIVALFTNQYMFKKQFSGVTKTGVFHFSFNQMGVSRSGLYFQSFYEWKCFESIVKTDDSIYFLFSDYEALILPKAEIPPNFVSALEGLMSQNFKITKD; encoded by the coding sequence ATGAAAAATAAAAAACTACTCTTTTCCTTGTCACTTCTCGTTGGAATTTCCATTCCTTTTTCAAAAAGTATTTTTACGCTCAATTCCGATGATCGTGTCACGGACTACTTGATGATTTTTTGTGTTTTTACGTTCATTTATCTGATTTTAAAAGCATTGTTATCCCAAAACAAAAAACATGAAAAACTAACATACATTAATCAAAACACCAAATCCAGCAAAAAAACGAAAGAAGAAAAGAACCAATTAGAATTTGAATTTAAGATCAATTTAACTGACATTCAGAAATTTCATAAATTTTTAAATACACAAACTCCCTTCTACTTAAAACTTCCTACTTATTTATTACAATCATTCATCATTTTGACAATATTCTACGTATGCCTTGAGCTTGCGTTCCAACCAAGTACATTAGTAAACAATCCAAAACTTTATACCCTAACCTTTCTCATCATCATACAAACGATTGTTGCGTTATTTACGAACCAATATATGTTTAAAAAACAATTCTCTGGTGTTACCAAAACAGGTGTTTTCCATTTTTCCTTTAATCAAATGGGGGTTTCCCGATCGGGGCTTTACTTCCAATCATTTTACGAATGGAAATGTTTTGAATCAATTGTGAAAACGGATGATTCTATCTACTTTTTATTTTCCGATTACGAAGCACTCATATTACCGAAAGCAGAAATTCCTCCAAATTTTGTCTCTGCTTTGGAAGGGCTCATGAGCCAAAACTTCAAAATAACAAAGGATTAA
- the sucD gene encoding succinate--CoA ligase subunit alpha, whose protein sequence is MAVLVDENTRVVVQGITGKEGSFHATQMLEYGTKVVAGVTPGKGGQIWTSETGKTAPVRNTIKDAMKEDGANAAVIFVPPPFAADAILEGIFAEIPLVVCITEGIPTHDMLKVYSVLRNSKTKLVGPNCPGVINPRYNVKMGIMPGFIHTPGNIGIVSRSGTLTYESVASLTAAGLGQSTCIGIGGDPVPGMNHVEAVRLLNEDPDTEGIVMIGEIGGTSEEEAAAYIKAHVKKPVVGFIAGQTAPPGKRMGHAGAIISGGMGTATSKIAAMQDAGVSICAHIGEVGDKMKAALKK, encoded by the coding sequence ATGGCTGTATTAGTAGATGAAAATACAAGAGTAGTCGTTCAAGGGATCACTGGAAAAGAAGGTTCCTTCCACGCAACTCAGATGTTAGAATATGGTACGAAAGTTGTAGCAGGTGTGACACCAGGAAAAGGTGGACAAATCTGGACTTCTGAGACAGGGAAAACTGCACCTGTTCGTAATACCATCAAAGATGCAATGAAAGAAGACGGTGCAAATGCTGCGGTGATTTTTGTTCCACCTCCATTTGCTGCTGATGCAATTTTAGAAGGAATTTTTGCTGAAATCCCTCTTGTGGTTTGTATCACAGAAGGAATCCCAACACACGACATGTTAAAAGTGTACAGTGTGTTACGAAATTCTAAAACAAAACTTGTGGGACCAAACTGCCCAGGAGTCATTAACCCTCGTTATAATGTAAAGATGGGAATTATGCCTGGTTTCATCCACACTCCAGGAAATATTGGAATCGTTTCTCGTTCTGGAACCTTAACGTATGAATCGGTAGCTTCCCTAACAGCGGCTGGCCTTGGCCAATCCACTTGTATTGGAATCGGGGGAGACCCAGTGCCTGGTATGAACCATGTGGAAGCGGTACGACTTTTAAATGAAGACCCAGACACGGAAGGTATTGTCATGATTGGTGAGATCGGTGGAACTTCCGAAGAAGAAGCTGCTGCTTACATCAAAGCTCATGTCAAAAAACCAGTGGTTGGATTCATTGCCGGCCAAACAGCTCCTCCAGGAAAACGTATGGGCCATGCTGGTGCCATCATTTCTGGTGGAATGGGAACTGCTACTTCTAAGATTGCTGCCATGCAAGATGCTGGTGTGAGCATTTGTGCCCACATCGGGGAAGTTGGCGATAAAATGAAGGCTGCCCTTAAAAAATAA
- a CDS encoding SpoIIE family protein phosphatase codes for MSRFFDQLFKNLHRFISYSFAIVFFSLQGAFFGAFYAYFFGSALIPDFSIENHPEVVYVFVYATVLAAIGHSIEFGVLTPLGYGGFRSDLKKLNTFLKPNETIRHKDILELENNLNTLIHLPKENMYASIRYAVMVFVSVSITHIICNHPLYELLLVFVGWLSAVFVYGGFSYIISDYFTGNKRVEIKKILGYRDVSVHKNYGILSLKGKFVFLLILILLSLSILSVFISFGNASLLKITAFIGMTFIEAVILIFMFFQSINLTLEQINESANSLATGGRGALPILSIDKEFILFAENYEKATREVGRIRENLQELVEAKTSELRNSLETVETLKKQQDGDYFLTSLLIKPLSLNKTIGSHVKTDFLIKQKKTFQFHGRENEIGGDICITRTITLRDKDYTFFLNADAMGKSLQGAGGVLVLGAAVQSILERSNAVESVKLLYAERWIKNAYQELHHIFESFDCSMLVSMVMGLIDDEKGLMYYLNAEHPWSVLYRKGKAEFIKNNSELRKLGTPFSEKSLEISTLQLAPGDVLILGSDGRDDIEFVTENTARKINHDEELFLRHVEQGNGNLKEIYQSILSMGELTDDLSLMRITFKENLHQPPRAIRKESYEFMRKAKSQIKLEQFEEAKKSLMEANRINPENREIHRALIRLLVRLKEYTLAAEKLNTYIEEYPGDTDLIYLASFTYRQTKEFGKAIDMGERIRLRNPGHLSNLIQLVQLYLTIGNLPKAEKTLQLTSFIPADAKRISQLKSQIETFRQKIVDEISS; via the coding sequence ATGAGTCGATTCTTTGACCAACTATTCAAAAATTTACATAGGTTCATATCTTATAGTTTCGCAATCGTATTCTTTTCACTCCAAGGTGCATTTTTTGGCGCCTTTTATGCTTATTTTTTTGGTTCTGCCCTGATCCCTGATTTTTCCATCGAGAACCATCCCGAGGTTGTGTACGTTTTTGTTTATGCGACTGTATTAGCAGCGATTGGACATAGTATCGAATTTGGAGTTTTAACTCCCCTTGGATATGGAGGTTTTCGTTCTGATTTGAAAAAACTAAACACCTTTCTCAAACCAAACGAAACCATACGCCACAAAGATATTTTAGAACTAGAGAACAACTTAAACACACTCATCCACCTTCCAAAAGAAAACATGTATGCATCGATTCGGTATGCAGTGATGGTTTTTGTCTCTGTCTCTATCACACATATCATCTGCAACCATCCTCTATATGAACTACTACTAGTCTTTGTAGGATGGCTCTCTGCCGTATTTGTTTATGGAGGATTTTCGTATATCATCTCCGACTATTTCACTGGCAACAAACGTGTGGAAATTAAAAAGATCTTAGGTTACCGAGATGTATCAGTACATAAAAATTATGGAATTTTAAGTTTAAAAGGGAAGTTTGTCTTTTTACTCATATTAATTTTATTATCACTTAGTATACTATCAGTTTTCATATCTTTTGGAAATGCAAGTTTACTTAAAATTACGGCATTCATTGGTATGACTTTCATAGAAGCTGTTATCCTAATTTTTATGTTTTTCCAATCAATCAATCTAACATTGGAACAAATCAATGAATCTGCCAATAGCCTTGCCACTGGCGGTCGAGGTGCACTCCCCATCCTCTCAATTGACAAAGAATTTATTTTGTTTGCTGAAAATTATGAAAAAGCCACTCGAGAAGTTGGAAGGATTCGTGAAAACTTACAAGAATTAGTCGAAGCCAAAACTTCCGAACTCAGAAATAGTTTGGAAACTGTTGAAACATTAAAAAAACAGCAAGATGGAGATTATTTTCTTACTTCACTACTTATCAAACCTCTTAGTTTGAATAAAACGATCGGATCACATGTCAAAACAGACTTTTTGATCAAACAGAAAAAAACTTTCCAATTCCATGGAAGAGAAAATGAAATTGGTGGAGATATTTGTATCACACGCACTATCACCTTACGAGACAAAGATTACACTTTTTTTCTAAACGCAGATGCTATGGGAAAATCCTTACAAGGTGCAGGTGGTGTCCTTGTTCTCGGTGCGGCAGTGCAATCTATATTAGAAAGATCTAATGCTGTAGAATCAGTTAAACTATTGTATGCAGAACGTTGGATCAAAAATGCATACCAAGAGCTACATCATATTTTTGAAAGTTTTGACTGCTCCATGCTTGTTTCAATGGTAATGGGACTCATTGATGATGAAAAAGGACTGATGTATTATTTAAATGCAGAGCACCCTTGGTCTGTTTTATACCGAAAAGGAAAAGCTGAATTCATCAAAAACAATTCAGAACTTAGAAAATTAGGAACTCCGTTTTCCGAAAAATCCTTAGAAATTTCTACCTTACAATTGGCTCCAGGTGATGTATTGATTCTTGGTTCAGACGGACGGGATGATATCGAATTTGTAACAGAAAACACTGCACGAAAGATTAACCATGATGAAGAATTATTTTTACGTCATGTGGAACAAGGAAATGGAAACCTAAAAGAAATATACCAGTCCATTCTTTCAATGGGAGAACTCACTGATGATTTAAGCCTTATGCGGATCACATTCAAAGAAAACCTCCACCAACCACCAAGAGCGATTCGAAAAGAATCCTATGAGTTTATGCGTAAGGCAAAATCCCAAATCAAATTAGAACAATTTGAAGAAGCAAAAAAAAGTCTGATGGAAGCAAACCGCATTAACCCCGAAAACAGGGAAATCCATAGAGCCTTAATCCGCCTACTCGTCCGCTTGAAAGAATACACACTTGCGGCTGAAAAACTAAACACTTACATTGAAGAATACCCTGGTGATACAGATTTGATTTATTTAGCTTCGTTTACTTACAGGCAAACCAAAGAATTTGGCAAAGCAATTGATATGGGAGAACGGATTCGACTGCGAAACCCTGGCCATTTGTCAAATTTGATACAACTTGTCCAATTGTACCTCACAATTGGCAATTTGCCAAAAGCGGAAAAAACATTACAACTCACTTCGTTCATTCCTGCAGATGCAAAACGCATCAGCCAACTAAAATCGCAAATCGAAACCTTTCGTCAGAAAATAGTGGATGAAATCTCATCCTAA
- the sucC gene encoding ADP-forming succinate--CoA ligase subunit beta: MKVHEYQAKEILRRHNANVPFGKVIDTVGDFEKAYNEVVQKSPVVVVKAQIHAGGRGKGGGVKVAKTKDDAKAAAEKILGMQLITPQTGPEGKKVLKVYLEQGLEIAKEYYLSILLDRAIRKTIIMASTEGGMEIEEVAETHPEKIIKIQIDPGIGIQGSQVRELAFALGIPAEAQKSFTALVNSVYNAYIKEDAALLEINPLILTKQNEIIAGDCKMDLDENALYRHADNEALRDITEEDPYEVKAKEYNLNYVKLDGNIGCMVNGAGLAMATMDIVKLAGAEPANFLDVGGGANPTTVENGFRLILSDPNVKGIFVNVFGGIVRCDRVAVGIIEATKKVNVSVPVVVRLKGTNAEEGKKILNESGMNIVGVEGLRDAADKIVSLIKK; the protein is encoded by the coding sequence ATGAAAGTCCACGAATACCAGGCCAAAGAAATCCTACGTAGACACAATGCCAACGTTCCATTCGGAAAGGTCATCGACACAGTCGGTGATTTCGAAAAGGCATACAACGAAGTTGTCCAAAAATCACCAGTTGTGGTGGTAAAAGCCCAAATCCACGCAGGTGGACGAGGAAAAGGAGGCGGAGTTAAGGTCGCAAAAACCAAAGACGACGCAAAAGCAGCTGCAGAGAAAATTCTCGGAATGCAACTCATCACTCCTCAAACAGGACCAGAAGGAAAAAAAGTCCTCAAAGTTTACCTAGAACAAGGACTTGAAATTGCGAAGGAATACTACCTTTCTATCCTTCTAGACCGTGCCATTCGCAAAACCATCATCATGGCTTCTACGGAAGGTGGTATGGAAATCGAAGAAGTGGCAGAAACCCACCCTGAAAAAATTATCAAAATTCAAATTGATCCAGGCATTGGTATCCAAGGATCCCAAGTAAGAGAACTTGCATTTGCACTTGGTATCCCAGCGGAAGCTCAAAAATCTTTCACTGCACTTGTGAATTCTGTGTACAATGCGTACATCAAAGAAGATGCGGCTCTCCTAGAGATAAACCCTCTTATCCTTACCAAACAAAACGAAATCATTGCAGGTGACTGCAAGATGGACTTGGATGAAAATGCTCTTTACCGTCATGCAGACAACGAAGCACTTCGTGACATTACAGAAGAAGATCCTTATGAAGTAAAAGCAAAAGAATACAACCTAAACTACGTTAAATTAGATGGAAACATTGGTTGTATGGTAAACGGTGCTGGTCTTGCCATGGCAACTATGGACATCGTTAAACTTGCTGGAGCTGAACCTGCGAACTTCCTTGACGTCGGAGGTGGAGCAAACCCTACCACGGTAGAAAATGGTTTTCGACTCATCCTTTCAGATCCAAACGTTAAAGGTATCTTTGTAAACGTATTTGGTGGTATCGTACGATGTGACCGAGTTGCGGTTGGTATCATTGAAGCTACCAAAAAAGTAAACGTATCAGTACCAGTAGTGGTTCGATTGAAAGGAACCAATGCAGAAGAAGGGAAAAAAATCCTGAACGAATCTGGGATGAACATTGTGGGAGTTGAAGGACTCCGTGACGCGGCAGACAAAATTGTCTCCCTAATCAAAAAATAG
- a CDS encoding response regulator, with amino-acid sequence MKSQVKHHFGERFKYLTAENAKEAWDLILELEEEGNSVAVIISDWSMPGMNGDEFLRKVHKRFPSIEKVIITGFADEKLVDALAKEIGLITCLKKPWDEMELITAISQAIEH; translated from the coding sequence ATGAAATCCCAAGTAAAACACCATTTTGGAGAAAGATTCAAATACCTCACGGCCGAAAATGCAAAAGAAGCTTGGGATTTAATTTTAGAATTAGAAGAAGAAGGAAATTCAGTTGCTGTCATCATTTCCGATTGGTCTATGCCCGGGATGAATGGAGATGAATTTCTCAGAAAAGTTCACAAACGTTTCCCTTCCATCGAAAAAGTGATCATCACTGGATTTGCAGATGAAAAATTAGTGGATGCTTTGGCCAAAGAAATTGGGCTTATCACATGTTTGAAAAAACCTTGGGATGAAATGGAACTCATCACGGCTATTTCACAAGCCATCGAGCACTAA
- a CDS encoding SDR family NAD(P)-dependent oxidoreductase produces MELKNKRIVVTGAGSGIGKETVLQMLKHENVKILACDLNEKNVVSHPNVIPYKCDVSKPENLDKLIKDADKKLGGIDIFYANAGFAYYEVIPEANWERIDKIFRTNVYSPFYTLVSLNKGRTSSFLFIVTASAMSHLPLPGYALYSATKASVRSFLDAYQCELKPGNRTMIVYPIATRTQFFDSAGNKVPVPFPSQTAETVAKQIINGILSDKKEVFPSFLFRFIQIVDRFLFFPLKVYQKIEAIKLNSHKS; encoded by the coding sequence ATGGAATTAAAAAACAAAAGAATCGTTGTCACTGGAGCAGGCTCTGGGATTGGAAAAGAGACCGTCTTGCAGATGTTAAAACATGAGAATGTAAAAATTTTAGCTTGTGATTTAAATGAAAAAAATGTGGTCTCACATCCAAACGTAATTCCATATAAATGTGATGTATCCAAACCAGAAAATTTGGACAAACTCATTAAAGATGCAGATAAAAAATTAGGTGGAATTGATATCTTTTATGCCAACGCAGGTTTTGCTTATTATGAAGTCATACCTGAGGCCAATTGGGAACGAATTGATAAAATCTTTCGAACCAATGTGTATTCCCCATTTTATACACTTGTCTCTTTAAACAAGGGGCGCACTTCTTCTTTCCTGTTTATAGTGACTGCATCAGCTATGAGCCATTTGCCACTTCCTGGGTATGCGTTATATTCTGCCACAAAGGCTTCCGTTCGCTCTTTTTTAGATGCTTACCAATGTGAACTAAAACCAGGAAATCGGACGATGATTGTTTACCCAATTGCGACTAGGACACAGTTTTTTGATTCTGCTGGTAACAAGGTACCTGTTCCATTTCCAAGCCAAACGGCAGAAACAGTGGCAAAACAAATCATTAACGGAATTCTGTCGGACAAAAAAGAAGTTTTCCCTTCCTTTTTGTTTCGTTTTATACAAATCGTGGATCGATTCTTATTTTTTCCTTTGAAAGTTTATCAAAAAATTGAAGCTATAAAATTGAATTCGCACAAATCTTAA
- a CDS encoding PAS domain S-box protein translates to MNETIHQSELFYSFANQLSESIYLFSSQNQSFGKENPLLFFNNKAKEQNTLLQNQGVFHTVGSLFPFIFETFGSEEIEKHWNLKTQIEEVITKNKFDSFRFQNKTYLFKLNRLDQLHYTITIEELTDALLSEKNLKQKETQLDRLLKTMINGVVVVNLNGQILYANESASEILDLELEKIENRYFSSREWKQIYEDGSPYPIDKLPLALALTKEMTVYNCEHGILSEEGKVKWLNVNATPLYDENGNLEGATASFLDITELKKTQNTIEIQNKKLTSVLEAIEKSAIVSVTNPDGIIIRANSKFIKISGYSETEIIGSDHKILNSNFHKKEFWRVLWKQIKAGNSWEGVIKNKSKDGNFFWLQTFIHPLYNTNDEIEAFLSIRFDITEEVEALENTKRMLHFTGIQNNRLQNFAYIVSHNIRQHSSNFTSLIQILEESKSDEDKHKIVEMLRISSIQLEETISHLNDIISINQTWNKPMEICSLQKEVSKTLSILGGSIQIRNIQVMTQIPENLYIKTIPSYLESILLNLISNAVKYVRLKEGAWIKIIVEEKKEQILISVEDNGLGINLKKHGNKLFGMFKTFHRNEDARGIGLFITKSQVEVLGGEISLVSEEGFGSQFSVKLPKNPEESLRV, encoded by the coding sequence ATGAACGAAACGATCCATCAATCAGAGTTGTTTTATTCTTTTGCAAATCAGCTTTCTGAATCAATTTATTTATTTTCTTCACAAAACCAAAGTTTTGGTAAAGAAAATCCTTTGTTATTTTTTAATAACAAAGCGAAGGAACAAAACACATTACTCCAAAATCAAGGTGTATTCCATACTGTAGGATCATTATTTCCTTTTATATTTGAAACTTTTGGATCTGAGGAAATAGAGAAACATTGGAATCTCAAGACACAAATAGAAGAAGTGATCACTAAAAACAAATTTGATTCGTTTCGATTCCAAAACAAAACTTATTTATTTAAACTCAATCGTCTTGACCAACTTCATTATACGATCACAATCGAAGAACTAACTGATGCCTTACTTTCCGAAAAAAATTTAAAACAAAAAGAAACCCAACTCGATCGTTTATTAAAAACTATGATCAACGGAGTTGTCGTCGTAAACCTAAATGGCCAGATTTTATATGCCAATGAAAGTGCGTCTGAAATTCTGGATTTAGAATTAGAAAAAATTGAGAATCGTTATTTCAGTTCTAGAGAATGGAAACAAATTTATGAAGATGGAAGTCCTTACCCAATAGACAAACTCCCTCTTGCTTTAGCACTTACAAAAGAAATGACTGTTTATAATTGTGAACATGGCATTTTGTCTGAAGAAGGAAAGGTTAAGTGGTTGAATGTCAACGCAACTCCACTCTATGATGAAAACGGAAATCTTGAAGGTGCAACTGCAAGTTTTTTAGACATAACCGAATTAAAAAAAACACAAAACACGATTGAGATACAAAACAAAAAATTAACCTCCGTATTAGAAGCCATTGAAAAATCTGCCATTGTCAGTGTGACAAATCCTGATGGTATCATCATACGTGCTAATTCAAAATTTATCAAAATCTCAGGTTATTCTGAAACTGAAATCATTGGTTCAGATCACAAAATTTTAAATTCCAATTTCCATAAAAAAGAGTTTTGGAGAGTGCTTTGGAAACAAATTAAGGCTGGGAATAGTTGGGAAGGTGTGATCAAAAACAAATCCAAAGATGGTAATTTTTTTTGGCTTCAAACATTCATCCACCCTCTTTACAATACCAACGATGAAATCGAAGCTTTTTTATCCATCCGGTTTGATATCACCGAAGAAGTTGAGGCCCTTGAGAACACAAAACGTATGTTACATTTCACAGGCATCCAAAACAATCGCCTGCAAAACTTCGCTTACATCGTATCTCACAATATCAGACAACACTCTTCAAATTTCACATCCCTCATCCAAATATTAGAAGAATCCAAATCAGATGAAGACAAACATAAAATAGTTGAAATGTTGCGTATTTCTTCGATCCAATTGGAAGAAACTATTTCCCACTTAAACGATATCATTTCCATCAACCAAACATGGAACAAACCAATGGAAATCTGTTCCTTACAAAAAGAAGTATCCAAAACTCTTTCCATACTTGGAGGTTCAATCCAAATTCGAAACATCCAAGTCATGACCCAAATCCCGGAAAACCTTTATATCAAAACAATCCCTTCTTACCTTGAAAGTATCTTACTCAACTTAATTTCGAATGCCGTAAAATATGTACGTCTTAAGGAAGGCGCTTGGATCAAAATCATTGTAGAGGAAAAAAAAGAACAAATACTCATCAGTGTAGAAGACAATGGGCTTGGGATTAATTTGAAAAAACATGGGAACAAACTCTTTGGAATGTTCAAAACCTTCCACCGCAATGAAGATGCTCGGGGGATTGGATTATTCATTACAAAATCCCAAGTTGAAGTTCTTGGCGGTGAAATCAGCCTTGTCAGTGAAGAAGGATTTGGATCCCAATTTTCTGTGAAACTTCCCAAAAACCCTGAGGAAAGTCTTCGGGTTTAA
- a CDS encoding PAS domain S-box protein → MQSSEEGSLPNFSTSVGNQTYVETDLLKTIMDVSSTAIVLLNPQGHILYANPASESVLGIKLKDILSRTYDAPQWKNTSLDGGPWRDEDQPFNIVLKTKQAVTDIRHAIEDSLGVKKYLSINGSPVFDEVGELRSLVFLITDITENVLKQKALEDSESKYRSITELSLSMVYDLDIENGVNHWAGAIFEITGFTKEEYEAIGFEAWMILIHPDDKVKTIQQFDEAMANKTKFSCFYRYRTKHGGYVHIEDNGIFLYDKTGKAYRMFGAMIDRTKQMNANIALKESESRLVMALDAAKMGIWSWDIKAKSIYWSPQTYSIYGFPGQNFEVTEEKFLELTHKDDLELLAKETKLLMEDLNRTDYRLRNRINHPDGKLHWVEALGEITRSDDGNPIKMQGTVLDITEMKLSEEALRISDERFEAFYQFSTEAFLIFDENGLKAKDYNYAFQKLFGYELEDNSQLKIRNLLSTSSLRKIREMLKANQTGSVEIVCRKKNGDFFPALVSIKRFLYKNNNSIAYSIFDLSPLKEVEELRQINSEIREKNKLIEKQKIELEMAFENLKRTQEQLVQSEKLAALGQLIAGIAHEINNPIGAVKASNQNMMDWQKRYGIASQLFREAILNVPREEQVILKTILSNLDQPIEFYTGKEERQRKKKNKEILIQNGFKSVEADEFAEAWVELGIGELEEKYLPLFRSHYLRVFLDYLALEIQFRRNTRSIQLAVDRVSKIMYALKNFSHFDSTGKKIKASIQDTIETVLTIYQNQLKRGITLIKNYDEIEPIHCYPDDLLHVWTNLIYNSLQAMSFTGKLIITMKDCGEDVMISLQDSGPGIDPNIRAKIFEPFFTTKPPGEGSGLGLDIVNKIVKRHGGRIDLSSKPGETIFSIYLPKGN, encoded by the coding sequence ATGCAGTCTTCTGAGGAAGGATCATTGCCTAATTTTTCGACATCGGTGGGAAACCAAACCTATGTCGAAACTGACCTTTTGAAAACAATCATGGATGTGAGTTCCACTGCGATTGTTTTGCTGAACCCACAAGGGCATATATTGTATGCCAATCCCGCTTCTGAATCTGTCCTTGGGATCAAACTTAAGGACATTCTTTCTCGGACCTATGATGCACCCCAATGGAAAAATACTTCTCTAGATGGTGGTCCTTGGAGAGATGAAGACCAACCATTTAATATTGTATTAAAAACAAAACAAGCTGTAACAGACATCCGTCATGCCATCGAAGATTCTTTGGGAGTTAAAAAATATTTATCTATCAATGGATCGCCGGTTTTCGATGAAGTAGGAGAACTTCGATCCCTAGTTTTTTTAATCACAGATATAACTGAAAATGTTTTAAAACAAAAAGCTTTAGAGGATAGTGAATCAAAATACCGCAGTATCACAGAACTATCACTGAGTATGGTTTATGATTTAGATATTGAAAATGGGGTGAACCACTGGGCAGGTGCTATATTCGAAATCACAGGTTTCACAAAAGAAGAATACGAAGCCATAGGTTTTGAAGCTTGGATGATCCTCATCCATCCTGATGATAAAGTAAAAACGATCCAACAATTTGACGAAGCTATGGCAAACAAAACCAAGTTTTCCTGTTTTTATCGATACCGAACAAAACATGGTGGTTACGTTCATATAGAAGACAATGGAATTTTTTTGTACGATAAGACTGGTAAAGCCTATCGAATGTTTGGTGCAATGATCGATCGAACCAAACAAATGAATGCTAATATTGCATTAAAGGAATCGGAATCACGTTTGGTAATGGCATTAGACGCAGCTAAGATGGGAATTTGGAGTTGGGACATCAAAGCTAAATCAATCTATTGGTCACCACAAACTTACAGTATTTACGGTTTTCCTGGACAAAACTTTGAAGTCACAGAGGAAAAATTTTTAGAACTCACCCATAAAGATGATTTGGAATTATTGGCAAAAGAAACGAAACTTCTTATGGAAGATTTGAATCGCACAGATTATCGTTTGCGAAACAGAATCAACCATCCTGATGGTAAACTGCACTGGGTAGAAGCATTAGGAGAAATTACTAGATCCGATGATGGTAATCCTATCAAAATGCAGGGAACCGTTCTTGATATTACAGAAATGAAATTGAGCGAAGAGGCTCTTCGGATTTCCGACGAAAGGTTTGAAGCTTTTTATCAGTTTTCTACCGAAGCCTTTTTGATTTTTGATGAGAACGGTTTGAAGGCCAAAGATTACAATTATGCATTCCAAAAATTATTTGGTTATGAATTGGAAGATAACTCTCAATTAAAAATACGGAACCTTTTATCCACTTCTTCTCTTCGTAAAATTAGAGAAATGTTAAAAGCCAACCAAACTGGTTCTGTTGAAATTGTTTGTCGAAAAAAAAATGGTGATTTTTTCCCTGCACTTGTCTCTATCAAACGTTTTCTTTATAAAAATAATAATTCCATTGCCTATAGTATTTTTGATTTAAGTCCTTTAAAAGAAGTAGAAGAACTCCGCCAAATCAATTCGGAAATTCGAGAAAAAAACAAACTCATCGAAAAACAAAAAATTGAACTTGAGATGGCCTTTGAAAATTTAAAAAGAACCCAAGAACAATTGGTACAATCTGAGAAATTAGCGGCGCTTGGACAACTCATTGCAGGGATAGCCCACGAAATCAATAACCCAATTGGAGCAGTTAAGGCTTCCAATCAAAATATGATGGACTGGCAAAAAAGGTATGGTATTGCTTCTCAGTTGTTTCGTGAAGCAATCCTCAATGTCCCTCGAGAAGAACAGGTGATTCTAAAAACAATATTATCGAATTTAGACCAACCGATTGAATTTTATACTGGGAAAGAAGAGCGGCAAAGGAAAAAGAAAAATAAAGAAATTCTCATCCAAAATGGTTTTAAATCTGTAGAAGCGGATGAATTTGCGGAAGCATGGGTTGAACTTGGTATTGGAGAATTAGAAGAAAAATACCTCCCATTGTTTCGATCCCATTACCTGCGTGTATTTTTAGATTATTTAGCTTTGGAAATCCAATTTCGTCGGAATACACGTTCGATTCAATTGGCTGTGGATCGAGTTTCAAAAATCATGTATGCCTTAAAAAACTTTTCTCATTTTGATTCGACTGGAAAAAAAATAAAAGCATCCATTCAAGATACAATAGAAACAGTTTTAACCATTTACCAAAACCAATTAAAACGTGGCATCACACTCATCAAAAATTATGATGAAATAGAACCTATCCATTGTTATCCTGATGATTTACTCCATGTTTGGACAAATTTAATTTATAATTCCTTACAAGCGATGTCATTTACTGGCAAACTCATCATCACCATGAAAGATTGTGGGGAAGATGTAATGATATCATTACAAGATTCTGGACCTGGCATTGATCCAAACATTCGCGCAAAAATCTTTGAACCATTTTTTACAACAAAACCACCAGGAGAAGGGAGTGGGCTTGGCCTTGACATTGTGAACAAAATTGTAAAAAGACATGGCGGAAGGATAGATTTGTCTTCAAAACCAGGGGAAACGATATTTTCGATTTATTTACCGAAAGGAAATTAG